Proteins encoded by one window of Yamadazyma tenuis chromosome 2, complete sequence:
- a CDS encoding uncharacterized protein (EggNog:ENOG503Q3R5; COG:S) has product MADQTIDEPDIPEFSSATIFQGSISLENKGSVARDHMANERTFLAWLRTSLSFITIGIGITQLFKLSSNSKVKTSGRFVNLDIPDADRFHKYGKPLGGIFIALGIVTLLHGFVRYFKVQHLLIYNYYPATRKALATLIGVILAVLVTLLVVVIREY; this is encoded by the exons ATGGCAGACCAAACCATTGACGAGCCCGACATCCCCGAGTTCAGCTCGGCCACCATCTTCCAAGGGTCTATTTCCCTCGAGAACAAAGGGTCAGTTGCCCGAGACCAC ATGGCCAATGAACGAACGTTCCTAGCGTGGCTCAGAACATCGCTCTCCTTTATCACCATAGGCATTGGTATCactcaactcttcaagttgCTGAGCAATTCAAAGGTGAAGACCTCAGGTAGGTTTGTGAACCTTGACATTCCCGATGCTGATCGGTTCCACAAATATGGTAAGCCATTGGGTGGGATTTTCATTGCCTTGGGCATCGTCACCTTACTTCATGGGTTCGTGCGGTACTTCAAAGTGCAGCACCTTCTCATATACAATTATTATCCTGCCACTCGAAAGGCATTGGCTACATTGATAGGGGTAATTTTGGCGGTATTGGTGACgcttttggtggtggtgattcGGGAATATTAG
- the KRE1 gene encoding killer toxin resistant protein (COG:S; EggNog:ENOG503P9H2) yields the protein MRLFISILFALQLIFFVHADATTTTNTLVWATGTISGKLTTYQSIYRQKFTSMYEEVSSPVSGSMGLGSLSGQVGQIRTYDQTTITATNGASPGRAFLLS from the exons ATGAGATTGTTTATTTCGATATTGTTTGCCCTCCAGTTGATTTTTTTCGTTCATGCTGATGCCACCacaaccaccaacaccttggTGTGGGCCACTGGTACCATCTCGGGAAAACTTACAACGTATCAATCCATCTACCGCCAAAAATTCACCCTGATGTACGAGGAAGTGTCGTCGCCGGTGTCGGGATCCATGGGGTTGGGATCACTTTCTGGGCAGGTGGGACAGATCAGAACATACGATCAGACCACCATCACGGCCACCAACGGGGCCAGCCCTGGAC GTGCTTTCCTCTTGT CATAG
- the PPH3 gene encoding phosphoprotein phosphatase PP4 catalytic subunit (COG:G,T; EggNog:ENOG503NVGA), whose amino-acid sequence MLNLDDTIERVKECKLIPERDVEELCNKIIEILIEEGNVQALDTPITICGDIHGQLHDLLTLFKTGGECPSTQYLFLGDFVDRGFYSLESFLLLMALKVRYPDRITLIRGNHETRQITTVYGFYDECLRKYGSVNVWRYCCEVFDYLSLGAMIGGQDGVFCVHGGLSPMIDQIDQIRVINRKQEVPHEGAMCDLLWSDPEDVPSWSISPRGAGFLFGYNEVKKFSHTNGVSLIARAHQLVMEGYKEMFDKRLVTVWSAPNYCYRCGNIASVLAIDNALGRQYKVFEASTNQEISSIPSKKPTIDYFI is encoded by the exons ATGTTAAACTTGGACGA TACAATCGAGCGTGTCAAGGAGTGCAAGTTAATTCCCGAAAGGGATGTGGAAGAGTTATGCAATAAGATTATTGAAATTCTCATTGAAGAGGGAAACGTGCAAGCCCTAGATACACCTATAACCATTTGTGGAGATATCCATGGGCAGCTCCATGATTTGTTGACGCTATTCAAAACAGGTGGCGAGTGTCCGTCTACCCAATACCTTTTTTTGGGAGACTTTGTGGATAGAGGATTCTACTCATTAGAGAGTTTTCTCTTGCTTATGGCGCTCAAAGTGAGGTACCCTGACCGCATCACCCTCATCAGAGGCAATCATGAGACCCGACAGATCACAACTGTCTACGGGTTCTACGACGAGTGTCTCCGCAAGTATGGCAGTGTCAATGTGTGGAGGTACTGTTGTGAGGTGTTTGATTATTTATCCTTGGGAGCGATGATAGGCGGTCAAGACGGGGTTTTCTGTGTCCACGGGGGCTTGAGCCCGATGATAGATCAGATCGATCAGATCCGTGTGATCAATAGGAAACAAGAAGTTCCTCACGAAGGGGCCATGTGCGATTTGCTTTGGTCGGATCCAGAAGATGTGCCCAGTTGGTCGATTTCCCCTCGAGGGGCAGGGTTTTTATTCGGGTACAACgaagtcaagaagttttctCACACCAACGGCGTCTCGTTGATAGCTCGGGCCCACCAGCTTGTAATGGAAGGATATAAGGAAATGTTTGATAAGAGATTGGTAACGGTGTGGTCTGCTCCTAATTATTGTTACCGGTGTGGGAATATTGCCCTGGTGCTAGCCATCGATAACGCATTGGGCCGACAGTATAAGGTTTTCGAGGCGTCCACCAACCAAGAAATCTCTTCTATCCCTTCCAAGAAGCCTACCATTGATTACTTTATTTAA
- the MCM2 gene encoding MCM DNA helicase complex subunit (COG:L; EggNog:ENOG503NVM8) produces the protein MSSPTRNPRKRQVDEDDEVLSDHSSPIPSSPPLPSSPSRPFEDEEEEIHDDIQDLNPSDEEDGEDLMENIEGDYRINEAQDQYDLGDGNIDDEEYEELDAATRRRIDNQLNRRDELMSRGGRSRSQAFLDGDDDGDDEGRLDQYGLPIQRRRRRQLEEEGDGMDELEEIDPFNEELSLESLSDIKAPSITEWILQPAVSRSIARELRSFLLEYTDEKGRSVYGARIRSLGEVNSESLEVSYDHLAESKAILALFLATSPAEVLRIFDIVAMEATELHYPNYSQIHQEIHVRIINFPNLMSLRDLRESNLNNLIKINGVVTRRTSVFPQLKYVKFDCLKCGAVLGPFIQESHTEVKISFCTNCQSKGPLKINSEKTLYRNYQRITLQERPGSVPAGRLPRHREIILLSDLVDTAKPGEEVEVTGIYKNNYDGNLNVKSGFPVFATIIEANSINKKEISNQNMSLFSEEEEREFRKLSQERGIIDKIISSMAPSIYGHKDIKTAVACSLFSGVPKDINGKHSIRGDINVLLLGDPGTAKSQILKYVEKIANRAVFATGQGASAVGLTASVRRDPLTSEWTLEGGALVLADKGVCLIDEFDKMNDQDRTSIHEAMEQQSISVSKAGIVTTLQARCSIVAAANPNGGKYNSTLTLSQNVDLTEPILSRFDILCVVRDIVNEESDERLASFVIDSHMRSHPNTELGDDFMGEDDEVMEIDTPSKSSRQRRLAEVNKQKEKEISPISQELLGKYIAYARAKVHPKLHQMDMDKVAKVYADLRRESLATESFPITVRHLESILRIAEAFAKMRLSDFVSQSDLNRAIKVSIDSFVGAQKVTVRKKLQRAFMKYTLPTRRS, from the coding sequence atgtcaagtccaacacGAAACCCTAGAAAAAGACAAGtagatgaagatgacgaggTGTTGAGTGACCATTCATCACCCATCCCTTCGTCTCCACCTCTTCCCTCTTCACCCTCGCGGccttttgaagatgaagaagaggaaatcCACGATGATATACAAGATTTAAATCCTagtgacgaagaagacggAGAGGATTTGATGGAGAACATTGAAGGTGACTACAGAATTAATGAGGCTCAAGACCAGTACGACTTGGGAGATGGAAAcatcgatgatgaagaatacGAAGAGTTGGACGCTGccaccagaagaagaatcgACAACCAGTTGAACAGAAGAGACGAATTAATGTCAAGAGGTGGCCGGTCCAGAAGCCAGGCATTTTTGGATGGAGACGATGATGGCGACGATGAAGGAAGGTTGGACCAGTACGGGTTGCCtattcaaagaagaagaagacgtcaattggaagaagaaggcgaTGGCATGGACGAGCTCGAAGAAATTGACCCTTTCAACGAAGAGTTATCTTTGGAAAGCTTGAGTGACATTAAGGCTCCTAGCATCACCGAATGGATTTTGCAACCTGCGGTTTCTCGGTCCATTGCTAGAGAATTGAGATCTTTCCTCTTGGAATATACTGATGAGAAGGGTAGATCCGTGTATGGTGCCAGAATTAGATCTTTGGGTGAAGTTAACAGTGAATCGTTGGAAGTGTCTTACGACCACTTGGCTGAATCCAAAGCCATTTTGGCATTATTTTTGGCCACTTCCCCTGCTGAAGTGTTAAGAATATTTGACATTGTTGCCATGGAAGCCACTGAATTGCACTACCCTAACTATTCGCAAATTCACCAAGAAATCCACGTtagaatcatcaacttcCCCAACTTGATGAGCTTAAGAGATTTGAGAGAGAGCaacttgaataacttgatcaagatcAATGGGGTTGTTACCAGAAGAACCAGTGTTTTCCCTCAGTTGAAGTACGTCAAGTTCGACTGTCTCAAGTGTGGTGCTGTTTTGGGTCCGTTTATTCAAGAATCGCATACTGAAGTTAAGATTTCATTCTGTACCAATTGTCAGTCCAAGGGACCTTTAAAAATCAACAGCGAAAAAACCTTATACAGAAACTACCAAAGAATCACATTACAGGAAAGGCCTGGGTCAGTACCTGCTGGTAGATTACCTAGACATAGAGAAATCATTTTGTTGAGTGACTTAGTCGATACAGCTAAACCCGGTGAAGAAGTCGAGGTCACTGGTATTTACAAGAACAACTATGATGGTAACTTAAACGTTAAGAGTGGATTCCCAGTGTTCGCTACCATTATTGAAGCCAACTCgatcaacaagaaggaAATTTCAAACCAGAATATGAGTTTGTTTtcggaagaagaggaaagaGAATTCAGGAAGTTGAGTCAAGAACGAGGTATCATCGATAAGATCATCTCGTCCATGGCCCCTTCTATCTATGGACATAAAGACATCAAGACTGCTGTTGCGTGTTCTCTTTTCAGCGGTGTTCCAAAAGACATCAATGGTAAGCATTCCATTAGAGGTGATATTAATGTGTTATTATTGGGTGATCCCGGTACTGCCAAATCAcaaatcttgaagtatgTCGAAAAAATTGCAAACAGAGctgtttttgcaactggTCAAGGTGCATCTGCCGTCGGGTTGACAGCCTCTGTCAGAAGAGACCCATTAACTAGCGAATGGACTTTGGAAGGTGGTGCCTTGGTTTTGGCAGATAAAGGTGTTTGTTTGattgatgaatttgataAGATGAACGACCAAGACAGAACCTCCATTCACGAAGCTATGGAACAGCAAAGTATCTCTGTTTCCAAAGCCGGTATTGTCACCACTTTACAAGCCAGATGCTCGATCGTTGCAGCTGCTAACCCTAACGGAGGAAAGTACAATTCGACATTGACTTTATCACAGAACGTTGACTTGACAGAACCAATTTTGTCGAGATTCGATATTTTGTGTGTGGTGAGAGACATCGTGAATGAAGAGCTGGATGAAAGATTGGCGAGTTTCGTCATTGATTCTCATATGAGATCACATCCCAACACTGAgcttggtgatgatttcatGGGTGAAGACGATGAAGTTATGGAAATCGATACTCCTAGTAAGAGTTCGAGACAAAGACGTCTTGCCGAGGTCAACAAGcagaaagaaaaggaaattTCTCCAATCAGCCAGGAATTGTTAGGCAAATATATTGCTTATGCCAGAGCCAAAGTTCATCCAAAATTACACCAAATGGATATGGACAAGGTTGCCAAGGTATATGCCGACTTGAGAAGAGAATCGCTTGCCACTGAGTCCTTCCCTATCACGGTTCGTCATTTGGAAAGTATTTTGAGAATTGCAGAAGCATTTGCCAAGATGAGGTTGAGTGATTTTGTCAGTCAAAGTGATTTGAATCGGGCCATCAAGGTGAGTATCGATAGTTTTGTGGGAGCACAAAAGGTGACGGTACGGAAGAAGTTGCAACGTGCCTTCATGAAGTATACATTGCCCACCAGGAGGAGCTAG
- a CDS encoding RING-type E3 ubiquitin transferase (EggNog:ENOG503P0EV; BUSCO:EOG09262E7W; COG:S) — protein MKDNESNDTGGADDKVTTAVAYIEEQDELEKEAKELMPYEPNECTFNQGPLRQPVFACLTCSRDNNGNAIGVCYSCSIQCHSSHEIVELFSKRSFVCDCGTTRMSKSFNGACKVRNKIDHSDESFRPRTGSSSTPSHRSWGSVSNLDSPAEDVPGSNSYNHNYKGLFCSCEKPYNPLEETGNMIQCYFGFECGEDWYHEDCILGYTKEALSKSKVKPEPSNLLNNLPEPGDEAANDISVNTTSEPGLERVVPHFPNLEDFDVFLCWKCVSVFSKVFDTLETHGDIVLCSLPHFKDVKSESEWEALFAQYKGNDEGEPSSKRIKLESSTSVVPKSVFFKFDFRDNLKQLKDTTTDDKIKNFLINHDYLYESDPVYEPPEDDESSSTLELGADVLSSLPREQAVEGLQAYNQIRSKLKDFFKPFAEQGKVVTEKEVRNFFSNIKKEDK, from the coding sequence ATGAAAGACAATGAATCCAATGATACTGGGGGTGCGGATGATAAGGTGACGACGGCTGTGGCCTATATTGAAGAGCAggatgaacttgaaaaagaggCCAAGGAATTGATGCCATATGAGCCCAATGAGTGTACCTTCAATCAGGGGCCGCTTCGCCAGCCTGTGTTTGCGTGTTTGACATGTTCAAGAGACAATAACGGCAATGCTATTGGAGTATGTTATTCGTGTTCCATCCAGTGCCACTCATCTCATGAAATAGTTGAGTTATTCTCCAAGAGAAGTTTTGTGTGTGACTGTGGTACAACTCGAATgtccaagtccttcaacGGTGCCTGTAAAGTCAGGAACAAGATAGACCATAGTGATGAATCTTTTCGACCACGGACCGGTTCTTCGTCTACACCATCGCATCGGTCATGGGGCAGTGTGAGTAATTTGGACTCGCCTGCTGAAGACGTTCCAGGATCTAATTCCTATAACCACAACTACAAGGGCTTGTTTTGCAGTTGTGAGAAACCCTATAATCCTTTGGAAGAGACTGGGAATATGATCCAATGCTATTTCGGATTTGAGTGTGGTGAAGACTGGTACCATGAAGATTGTATTTTGGGCTACACAAAGGAAGCTTTGAGCAAGTCCAAAGTCAAACCTGAGCCTCTGAATCTATTGAACAATCTCCCCGAACCTGGTGATGAGGCTGCTAATGACATTCTGGTGAATACTACATCCGAGCCAGGACTTGAGAGAGTTGTCCCACATTTTCCCAATCTCGAAGATTTCGATGTATTTTTATGCTGGAAATGTGTGCTGGTGTTCTCCAAAGTATTTGATACTCTTGAAACTCATGGTGATATTGTTCTTTGTTCATTACCACACTTCAAAGACGTAAAGTCTGAGTCCGAATGGGAAGCGTTGTTCGCTCAATATAAGGGAAATGACGAAGGAGAACCAAGTTCCAAGAGAATAAAATTGGAGAGTTCAACCTCAGTGGTGCCTAAGCTGGTGTTTTTTAAATTTGACTTCAGAGATAACCTCAAGCAGCTTAAAGACACAACCACAGACGATaaaatcaagaactttttgatcaatCATGACTATCTTTACGAATCTGATCCCGTCTATGAACCCCCAGAAGATGACGAGTCTTCATCTACTCTCGAACTCGGAGCTGATGTACTTCTGTCTTTACCCAGAGAACAAGCTGTTGAGGGGTTACAAGCTTACAATCAAATTAGATCGAAACTTAAagactttttcaaaccGTTTGCCGAACAAGGTAAGGTTGTGACTGAAAAAGAAGTgagaaacttcttttctAATATCAAGAAAGAGGACAAATGA
- the PIM1 gene encoding ATP-dependent Lon protease pim1 (EggNog:ENOG503NXAU; COG:L; MEROPS:MER0000496; BUSCO:EOG09260RRN) — MIKARGNFTVLSRTLTHHKVCVRFATSLVSGDYSSKLPYSPSAYKPFAVNQFPRDIEWLLKSEESETVPEEKEEPQEDDNSKEIKKDEESDVDDKIKKDEGNKEEDLDKSVSEEDSTVTPASSSITPTSAGGASGGGGNGNGYGNDGDKSMEADPKTGVYPPLLAIPMKDRPPLPGRPFAINITDPEVIRSIYTIIDKREPYFVLFHIKDQDKGDTDIIQSRDSVYDVGVHCQIIRHTSPRPGTFNILGYPLQRIKLEDLSAPGEKKDSIDMDKFSTSYLKDLKVSYATVRPMEDEPYDSQSPDIRSLIEAIKTLLSKMGSKNPLEKLQIKEGTELVSDPPKFADFVGSTIHGDPKKIQEILETVDIEERLSKALELLKVEMRANLIKENTIHNLSSKADEFQTKLFIKEFIKELQKRAGIAESEDKKTHKFDERLKHLKLSEEAMEAYNAERAKMENQNEHSSELGVSERYLDWLTSIPWGIYSKDSFNIKEARKILERDHYGLKDVKERILEFISMGKISGKVDGKILCLAGPPGTGKTSIAKSIAESLNRKYVRIAMGGIQDVHEVKGHRRTYVGSIPGRIISALKQAKTSNPLMLIDEIDKLDLSRGGGAASAFLEILDPEQNNAFVDNYIDVKVDLSKVLFVCTANYLGNIPAPLRDRMEIINVNGYTNNEKLEIAKRHLIPDAEKKAGLEGNHVAIPDATIKRLIEKYCRESGLRNVKKLVTRIFSKASLKIAEQLEDSPLEASSEASKEAVTTSASSGPNEPLTVAPKESTQASEPVVAASSSKETINANAARAPAVDIDEPLNNPQDIKPNDIKEVDTEKGSEEKIEKLKIPEEIKLEITPENLKDYVGPEIYTRDRVYDIPPPGVATGLAYSSSGNGDALYIESILTHSIGSGSGHAGIHVTGSLKEVMKESASIAYSFTKSFMVKNFPENRFFEAADVHVHCPDGAIPKDGPSAGISFTSSLVSLALNRSLPPNIAMTGEITVTGRVLPVGGLREKTLGAKRYGCDTIIFPKDIENELEEIPEEVKEGVTFVPVEWYQEVFDRIFPDVSKEECNNVWKEEFAKLDQKKKNKRSSTSSRGQIASAAA; from the coding sequence ATGATTAAAGCCAGAGGTAACTTCACGGTTCTCTCTCGGACACTTACCCACCACAAGGTATGCGTCAGATTTGCCACTTCCTTGGTGTCCGGCGACTATTCTTCCAAACTTCCATACTCGCCATCCGCCTACAAGCCATTTGCGGTAAATCAGTTTCCTCGGGACATAGAATGGTTGCTCAAGTCTGAAGAAAGTGAAACTGTTCCCgaagagaaggaagagCCCCAAGAAGATGACAATAGcaaggaaatcaaaaaggATGAAGAGTCCGACGTTGATGAtaagatcaagaaggacGAGGGtaacaaagaagaagatctcGACAAATCTGTTTCCGAAGAAGATTCTACTGTAACTCCAGCTTCAAGCTCCATCACCCCAACATCCGCCGGTGGTGcttctggtggtggtggcaaTGGAAATGGATATGGAAATGATGGTGACAAGTCAATGGAAGCAGATCCAAAGACCGGGGTATATCCGCCATTGTTAGCAATCCCTATGAAAGACAGACCCCCACTTCCAGGACGTCCGTTTGCCATCAACATCACTGATCCAGAAGTGATAAGGTCCATCTACACCATCATCGACAAGAGAGAACCATACTTTGTATTGTTTCATATCAAGGACCAAGATAAGGGTGATACTGATATCATTCAAAGCAGAGATTCGGTGTACGACGTCGGTGTTCATTGTCAAATTATCAGACACACTTCCCCACGTCCCGGAACGTTTAATATTTTGGGATATCCTTTACagagaatcaagttggaggaCCTTAGTGCACCTGGCGAAAAGAAGGATTCAATAGACATGGATAAGTTTTCGACCTCCTATTtaaaggatttgaaagTATCTTATGCCACGGTCAGACCTATGGAAGATGAGCCTTATGATTCCCAATCGCCTGACATCAGATCTCTTATTGAAGCAATCAAGACCTTGTTGAGTAAAATGGGCAGCAAAAACCCATTGGAAAAGCTTCAAATCAAGGAAGGCACTGAGCTTGTTAGCGATCCACCCAAGTTTGctgattttgttggttcTACCATTCACGGTGATCCAAAGAAGATCCAAGAGATCTTGGAGACGGTGGATATTGAAGAGAGGTTATCCAAAGCTTTGGAATTATTGAAAGTGGAAATGAGAGCTAATCTTATCAAAGAAAACACTATCCATAACTTGAGTAGTAAAGCTGATGAATTTCAAACCAAGTTATTTATCAAGGAGTTCATCAAGGAATTACAGAAAAGAGCAGGAATCGCTGAGTCAGAAGATAAGAAGACTCACAAGTTTGATGAGAGATTGAAACATTTGAAGCTTTCAGAAGAAGCTATGGAAGCCTATAATGCGGAAAGAGCCAAAATGGAAAATCAAAATGAGCATTCTAGTGAATTAGGTGTCAGTGAACGATACTTAGATTGGTTGACTTCTATTCCCTGGGGAATTTACTCAAAGGACagtttcaatatcaagGAAGCAAGAAAAATTTTGGAAAGGGACCATTACGGTTTGAAGGATGTCAAGGAAAGAATTTTGGAATTCATCTCAATGGGTAAGATTTCTGGTAAGGTGGATGGTAAGATCTTGTGTCTTGCAGGTCCTCCCGGTACTGGAAAGACTTCCATTGCCAAGTCCATTGCAGAATCTTTGAACCGTAAGTATGTCAGAATTGCTATGGGTGGTATTCAAGATGTTCATGAAGTCAAAGGACACAGAAGGACTTATGTTGGTTCTATTCCTGGTCGGATTATCTCTGCCTTGAAACAAGCCAAAACCTCCAACCCTCTTATgcttattgatgaaattgataagttggatttgagtcgtggtggaggtgctgCTTCTGCCTTtttggaaatcttggacCCTGAACAAAATAATGCTTTTGTGGATAACTATATTGATGTTAAAGTTGATTTGTCCAAAGTGTTGTTTGTTTGTACTGCCAATTACTTAGGGAACATTCCTGCTCCTTTGAGAGATCGTATGGAAATCATTAACGTCAATGGTTACACCAACAACGAAAAGCTCGAGATTGCCAAGAGACATTTAATTCCAGATGCTGAAAAGAAGGCAGGTCTCGAAGGAAACCACGTCGCTATACCTGATGCAACAATCAAGAGATTAATTGAGAAATATTGTCGTGAAAGTGGCCTTAGAAAcgtcaagaagttggtgactAGAATCTTCAGTAAAGCTTCTCTCAAGATTGCTGAACAGCTTGAAGATTCACCATTAGAAGCCAGTTCAGAAGCATCCAAGGAAGCTGTAACAACATCAGCCAGCTCTGGTCCAAATGAACCTCTTACTGTTGCTCCTAAAGAATCAACACAAGCCAGTGAACCTGTGGTAGCtgcatcttcttccaaagaaaccATAAATGCTAACGCAGCTCGTGCTCCAGCTGTCGATATCGACGAACCTTTGAATAATCCTCAAGATATCAAGCCTAATGATATCAAGGAAGTGGATACTGAGAAGGGTTctgaagaaaagattgaAAAGCTCAAGattccagaagaaattaAGTTAGAGATCACCcctgaaaacttgaaagattATGTTGGACCCGAAATCTATACTAGAGATCGTGTTTATGACATTCCACCTCCAGGTGTAGCCACGGGTCTTGCTTATAGTTCCtctggtaatggtgatgccTTGTATATTGAGTCCATTTTGACCCATTCAATAGGCTCAGGATCTGGACACGCTGGTATTCATGTTACTGGTAGCTTGAAGGAAGTTATGAAGGAATCGGCCTCCATTGCCTACTCGTTCACTAAGCTGTTCATGGTTAAGAACTTCCCAGAAAACAGATTCTTTGAAGCTGCAGACGTTCATGTTCATTGCCCAGATGGTGCTATTCCAAAAGACGGTCCTTCTGCTGGTATTTCATTTACATCATCTTTGGTATCCTTGGCCCTCAACAGGTCCTTACCACCAAACATTGCCATGACTGGTGAAATCACAGTTACTGGTAGAGTGTTACCTGTTGGAGGATTAAGAGAAAAGACTTTAGGTGCCAAGAGATACGGCTGTGATACCATCATTTTCCCTAAGGATATTGAAAAcgagcttgaagaaatcccAGAAGAAGTTAAGGAAGGTGTTACGTTCGTCCCTGTTGAATGGTACCAAGAAGTATTCGACAGAATTTTCCCAGATGTCTCTAAGGAAGAATGTAATAATGTCTGGAAGGAAGAATTCGCCAAGTTggatcaaaagaagaagaataaaAGGTCTTCCACGTCTTCAAGAGGACAAATTGCTTCTGCTGCAGCCTGA
- a CDS encoding uncharacterized protein (EggNog:ENOG503PSM8) has protein sequence MNIQNHYHKRRALDALEEQDADRKQLIRLAVMHVIGLSQRKTGSAPVPSGTSEDLNQKCLNYELSINKLKQEWNTKDKINEATIDKLKQEIAKLKQQLKRPGSSQGSSNLFYNTKHPQLKPQTSLSYSTSPYLSRALDTKSFLSPTLNSLNKTTVRNPLLVSPIQNTERRGKYMTSNTMKQLQVPKRQTKPTRSILETPTKGLYDPPSPNKSPSRMSFVENFDKSDSSNDESGYGTLFNGKVKLSTTSSRKVSNNEGKENILMEEKEGPDANSTSIMGDDSENITVITANSNVDSSNNASEDEEYASANSTVAGASNTSGKRKQSKRLNFAESRTQSLSQGLNLDQDGANSLDYYKEGNFAEGADESPNFKTKASTSTTTTFEKKKRRVFKIT, from the coding sequence ATGAACATTCAAAATCATTATCACAAGAGACGAGCGCTTGATGCCCTCGAAGAACAGGATGCCGATAGAAAGCAGCTAATACGGTTGGCAGTGATGCACGTGATTGGGTTGTCCCAGAGGAAGACCGGTTCAGCACCCGTTCCCTCTGGGACTTCTGAGGACCTCAACCAAAAGTGCTTGAACTATGAGTTATCAATAAACAAGTTAAAACAAGAATGGAATACCAAGGATAAGATTAATGAGGCCACAATCGACAAGCTCAAGCAGGAGATCGCAAAGTTGAAGCAACAACTCAAACGCCCCGGCTCTTCTCAAGGCTCATCCAATTTGTTCTACAATACCAAACATCCTCAACTCAAACCCCAAACCAGTCTATCGTATTCAACCTCCCCATACTTGAGCAGGGCTTTAGACACCAAGAGCTTTCTCAGCCCGACCCTTAACTCGCTTAATAAGACCACCGTGAGAAACCCGTTGCTCGTGTCTCCTATCCAAAATACCGAACGAAGAGGTAAGTACATGActtcaaacacaatgaAACAACTTCAGGTACCAAAGCGACAAACCAAGCCCACCCGCAGCATTCTCGAGACTCCAACAAAGGGACTATATGATCCACCACTGCCCAACAAGTCTCCATCCCGGATGTCATTTGTGGAGAATTTCGATAAATCAGACTCTAGTAATGACGAATCTGGGTATGGAACGTTGTTCAACGGCAAAGTCAAGCTTAGTACCACGCTGCTGCGTAAAGTACTGAATAACGAAGGGAAAGAGAACATTCTTatggaagaaaaagaaggCCCCGATGCCAACTCTACCTCTATAATGGGTGACGATAGCGAGAATATCACAGTGATCACCGCCAACTCCAACGTGGATAGCTCCAACAATGCATCCGAAGACGAAGAATATGCTAGTGCCAACTCAACTGTAGCTGGTGCCTCTAATACATCTGGAAAGCGCAAACAGTCAAAAAGACTAAATTTTGCTGAAAGTCGAACTCAAAGTCTCAGTCAAGGCTTGAATCTAGATCAGGATGGAGCCAACTCTCTCGACTACTACAAAGAAGGTAATTTCGCCGAAGGTGCAGATGAATCgcccaacttcaagacGAAAGCTTCtaccagcaccaccaccaccttcgaaaaaaagaagagacGGGTGTTCAAGATCACTTAA
- a CDS encoding uncharacterized protein (EggNog:ENOG503P3VP; COG:S), with product MHQHSIYEVCNDQFVQNRIVDDSVKRRNIQGVSVKNHTVVVDLDKYRDPLEDILRTKGVYVSPDEMFRSSPNMVVDVPFQSREEFEDLELPDSELLKVLHYYVSNRSANQGWRLEKKLDETALLAFGMLVEKWADDIVDENVARMFIEQQTRDNKRLPVDGDEVEDETAQDAEVVQEALRAYE from the coding sequence ATGCATCAACATAGTATCTATGAGGTGTGTAACGATCAGTTCGTCCAGAACCGAATTGTGGACGATTCAGTCAAGAGAAGAAATATACAAGGTGTCAGCGTGAAGAATCACACGGTTGTGGTGGATCTCGACAAGTACCGTGACCCACTCGAAGACATACTTCGAACCAAAGGAGTATATGTTTCACCAGACGAGATGTTTCGGTCGCTGCCCAACATGGTGGTAGATGTGCCGTTCCAGAGCAGAGAAGAATTTGAGGACTTGGAGCTTCCTGACTCcgagttgttgaaggtgcTTCATTATTATGTATCCAATCGGCTGGCTAACCAAGGTTGGAGACtcgagaagaagttggatgagACGGCTTTGTTGGCATTCGGGATGTTGGTAGAGAAATGGGCCGAtgatattgttgatgagaacGTTGCACGAATGTTCATTGAACAGCAAACTCGAGATAACAAAAGATTGCCTGTAGATGGAGATGaggttgaagatgagaCTGCGCAAGACGCAGAAGTAGTACAAGAGGCACTAAGGGCCTACGAATAA